The proteins below are encoded in one region of Oenanthe melanoleuca isolate GR-GAL-2019-014 chromosome 4A, OMel1.0, whole genome shotgun sequence:
- the MCF2 gene encoding proto-oncogene DBL isoform X4 — protein MAEAGPRRGYRPARHAASFPGNLHLVMVLRPTGFLQRTFTDIGFRFSQQDFLLKLPVVMLSSVSDLLTYIDEQQLTPELGGSLEYCHSQWVVFRTAIESFALTVKEIAQLLQCFGTELAETELPEDMNSIEHILALRTQRYCQLKEEITAVTKEGKLLLSSFEEPGSGECSEEQQQERPGDWETVNRLLGQLHEMETAFDGFWEKHQLKMEQYLQLWKFEQSFQEVKNAIEFLMGQQAELPDTGDSIPQVKQRLKDLEHFHGLAQELIGKAQVVILHGHQLAANHHYALNLICQQCNELRHHGDLLAEGLGGKRAQLEGTLELHTRLQQALQCCDEGAYLLANQQMDKCQSKEGAQKALQDIEKFLESSSAYLNCDPQALYYDFESVLTPELKCQVQAVQLKLDNVRSLFQSRRSCFRRLLDKHVRPVQLVAPRPETPPRSKSPLFSPKHGVDFNSSLKFSFDLSLPGKKTSRKTPSSRKIEVMHDYQEKRNSLQYFISDSDDSLEILKGHVINELIETERVYVEELFTVLTGYRAEMDNPAMLILLPPVLRTRKDVLFGNMPEIYEFHNKIFLHSLENCLGAPERVGCCFLDRREDFQMYEKYCQNKPRSESLWRQCSESSFFQECQRKLEHKLGLDSYLLKPVQRLTKYQLLLKELLKYSTSCDGVQELQEALVAMLDLLKSVNDSMHQISITGYDGDLSELGKVLMQGSFSVWTGHRKGPTKMKDLARFKPMQRHLFLYEKALVFCKKREEHGDGYDKTSSYSFKHFLKMSAVGITENVKGDHRKFEIWYSGREEVYVVQAQTVDLKMAWLNEIRKILFKQQELIKAVEKQQPGSCSEQPLLSSQLGDRKQQRASISSEENDSERTSPVLDMGLLSPQSKAHRGWPGMSQSLEICEGLEEWSGQQYLSNCSDTEEEEGNQLSPGKYKALADCKRRGSEELLVKNGDEIQLVHEDGEGQWLVKNLNRRKEGWVPVHSLQIVVGDCRFRNAKVADAALCNTRKFSSP, from the exons GCCTCCTTCCCAGGGAACCTGCACCTGGTGATGGTTCTGCGCCCCACGGGCTTCCTGCAGCGCACCTTCACCGACATCGGCTTCCGCTTCAGCCAGCAGGACTTCCTGCTCAAGCTGCCG GTGGTCATGCTGAGCTCGGTGAGTGACCTGCTGACCTACATCGACGAGCAGCAgctgaccccagagctggggggctCCCTGGAGTACTGCCACAGCCAGTGGGTGGTCTTCAGGACG GCCATTGAGAGCTTTGCTCTGACAGTGAAGGAGattgcccagctgctgcagtgctttggCACCGAGCTGGCAGAGACTGAGCTGCCCGAGGACATGAACTCCATCGAGCACATCCTGGCCCTGCGCACCCAGAGGTACTGCCAGCTCAAG GAGGAGATCACAGCAGTCACAAAGGAGGGAAAGCTGCTTCTGAGCAGCTttgaagagcctggctctggggagtgcagtgaggagcagcagcaggagaggccTGGGGACTGGGAGACTGTGAACAG GTTGCTTGGTCAGCTGCATGAGATGGAGACTGCCTTTGATGGCTTCTGGGAGAAACACCAATTAAAAATGGAGCAATATCTGCAACTCTGGAAGTTTGAGCAGAGTTTTCAAGAG GTGAAGAATGCCATTGAGTTTTTAATgggccagcaggcagagctgcctgacaCTGGTGACAGCATCCCCCAGGTGAAGCAGAGGCTCAAGGACTTGGAGCATTTCCATGGCTTGGCTCAG gagctgataGGCAAGGCTCAGGTGGTGATCCTGCACGGGCACCAGCTGGCAGCCAACCACCACTACGCCCTGAACCTGATCTGCCAGCAGTGCAACGAGCTGCGGCACCACGGCGACCTGCTGGCCGAGGGGCTGGGCGGCAAACGGGCTCAGCTGGAGGGCACGCTGGAGCTGCACACCCGCCTGCAGCAG gctctgcagtgctgtgatgAAGGTGCCTACCTGCTTGCCAACCAGCAGATGGACAAGTGCCAGTCTAAGGAAGGTGCTCAGAAAGCTCTCCAGGACATAGAGAAATTTCTTGAAAGCTCTTCAGCCTACTTGAACTGTGACCCCCAAGCCCTATACTATGATTTTGAGTCAGTCTTAACACCTGAGTTGAAG tgccaggtgcAGGCCGTGCAGCTGAAGCTGGACAACGTCCGCAGCCTGTTCCAGAGCCGCCGCTCCTGCTTCAGGAGGCTGCTGGACAAACACGTCCGGCCCGTCCAGCTGGTGGCTCCTCGCCCAGAGACCCCTCCCAGATCCAAGTCACCCTTGTTCTCTCCTAAACATG GTGTAGATTTTAATTCCAGtttgaaattttcatttgatCTCTCTCTCCCTGGGAAGAAAACTTCAAGAAAAACTCCAAGTTCTCGCAAG ATTGAAGTCATGCACGACTACCAGGAGAAGAGGAATTCcctgcagtattttatttcagacagTGATGACAGCTTAGAGATACTGAAAGG cCATGTGATAAATGAGCTCATAGAGACAGAGAGGGTGTATGTGGAGGAGCTCTTCACTGTTTTGACG GGCTACAGAGCTGAGATGGACAATCCTGCCATGCTGATCCTGCTGCCCCCCGTGCTGAGGACCAGGAAGGATGTTCTCTTTGGGAACATGCCCGAGATCTACGAGTTCCACAACAA AATTTTCCTGCACAGTTTGGAGAACTGCCTGGGAGCACCTGAGAGAGTGGGATGTTGTTTCCTGGACAGG AGGGAGGATTTCCAGATGTATGAGAAGTACTGCCAGAACAAACCCCGCTCTGAGTCCCTGTGGAGGCAGTGCTCCGAGAGCTCCTTCTTCCAG GAATGCCAAAGAAAATTGGAGCACAAGCTGGGGCTGGACTCCTATCTGCTGAAGCCAGTGCAGCGCCTGACAAAgtaccagctgctgctgaag gagctgctgaagtaCAGCACGAGCTGTGATGGGGTTCAGGAGCTGCAAGAGGCTCTGGTTGCAATGCTGGATTTGCTGAAGTCAGTCAATGACTCCATGCATCAGATTTCAATCACAGGATATGat ggtgacCTGAGCGAGCTGGGGAAGGTGTTGATGCAGGGATCCTTCAGTGTTTGGACAGGACACAGAAAAGGGCCAACAAAAATGAAGGATCTGGCCAGGTTCAAGCCCATGCAGAGGCACCTGTTCCTGTATGAGAAAGCCTTGGTCTTCTGCAAGAAGAGAGAGGAGCACGGGGATGGATATGACAAAACCTCATCTTACAGCTTCAAGCACTTCCTGAAA ATGAGTGCAGTTGGAATAACTGAGAATGTGAAAGGAGATCATCGGAAATTCGAGATCTGGTACAGTGGCAGAGAAGAGGTGTACGTGGTGCAG gCCCAAACAGTAGATCTGAAGATGGCATGGTTGaatgaaattagaaaaattttGTTCAAGCAGCAAGAGCTTATAAAAG cagtggagaagcagcagcctggctcgTGCTcggagcagcccctgctctcctcccagctgggtGACAG gaagcagcagagagccTCCATCAGCTCGGAGGAGAACGACTCGGAGCGCACCAGCCCGGTGCTCGACATGGGGCTGCTGTCCCCCCAGAGCAAAGCCCACAGAG GCTGGCCAGGAATGTCCCAGTCGCTGGAGATCTGCGAGGGGCTGGAGGAGTGGTCGGGGCAGCAGTACCTGTCCAACTGCTCGGACaccgaggaggaggagggcaaCCAGCTG TCTCCAGGAAAGTACAAAGCCCTTGCAGACTGCAAGAGGAGAGgatcagaggagctgctggtgaaAAACGGGGATGAAATTCAGCTCGTGCATGAGGACGGTGAGGGACAGTG GTTGGTGAAAAACctgaacagaagaaaagaaggctGGGTCCCTGTGCACAGTCTGCAGATTGTAGTCGGTGACTGCAGGTTTCGGAATGCCAAAGTTGCAG